A region from the Azospirillaceae bacterium genome encodes:
- a CDS encoding DMT family transporter produces the protein MSPTPVAATCESPAAVPASGTPRLDGATLATVVITIIIWASAFPAIRAGLTAFGPLELGAARFGIAAVPAALYLAITRPALPRVAELWRFATGGLLFVALYTGLLNMGEKTVSSGAAAFIININPIITAVLASSLLGERFGRWGWIGTAVSFSGIGLIALNEAVGTGHGLQLGWGALLVLGAALCNSVTTVVQKPLFARHKALTVSATNMVVGALALSPWLPGAYAQAQSAAAPGLVVALYLGVMPSLVAYATWSIVLSRLPAARASNFLYCAPPLATLMGFLWLGEVPTVMGVVGGLMALGGVILVNLKR, from the coding sequence ATGTCCCCCACGCCCGTCGCCGCCACCTGTGAATCCCCGGCCGCCGTGCCGGCCTCCGGCACCCCGCGCCTGGACGGCGCGACGCTCGCCACGGTGGTCATCACCATCATCATCTGGGCGTCGGCCTTTCCCGCCATCCGTGCCGGCCTGACCGCCTTCGGGCCGCTGGAACTGGGGGCGGCGCGCTTCGGCATCGCGGCGGTGCCGGCGGCCCTGTACCTGGCCATCACCCGCCCGGCCCTGCCCCGCGTGGCGGAGCTTTGGCGCTTCGCCACCGGCGGCCTGCTGTTCGTGGCCCTCTATACCGGCCTGCTGAACATGGGGGAGAAGACGGTGTCGTCGGGGGCCGCCGCCTTCATCATCAACATCAACCCCATCATCACCGCCGTGCTGGCCTCATCCCTGTTGGGGGAGCGATTCGGCCGCTGGGGCTGGATCGGCACCGCCGTGTCGTTCAGCGGCATCGGCCTGATCGCCCTGAATGAGGCGGTGGGCACCGGCCACGGCCTGCAACTGGGCTGGGGCGCCCTGCTGGTGCTGGGGGCGGCCCTCTGCAACTCCGTCACCACCGTGGTGCAAAAGCCCCTGTTCGCCCGCCACAAGGCCCTGACCGTGTCGGCCACCAACATGGTGGTGGGGGCGCTGGCCCTGTCGCCCTGGCTGCCCGGCGCCTATGCCCAGGCGCAAAGCGCCGCCGCGCCGGGCCTGGTGGTGGCCTTATACCTGGGCGTGATGCCCAGCCTGGTCGCCTACGCCACCTGGTCCATCGTGCTGTCGCGCCTGCCCGCCGCCCGCGCCAGCAACTTCCTCTACTGCGCCCCGCCGCTGGCTACGCTGATGGGCTTCCTCTGGCTGGGCGAGGTGCCGACGGTGATGGGTGTGGTCGGCGGCCTGATGGCGCTGGGCGGCGTGATCCTGGTGAACCTGAAACGGTGA
- a CDS encoding LysR family transcriptional regulator has protein sequence MDHSSAPLPPLDALRAFEAAARTGSFSAAAEGLNVTHGAVSRQIAKLEQWLGLRLFHRQARGVAMTPDGQRLFQRTSEAFALIAGTSNRWTEPRGGAVVRLTSLPSICGLWLMPRLTVLEGKDSDPGGALRILLSVDHRALDLADEGMDLAIRCGWGAMPGRVSLKLFEEWCYPIAAPGLADGIGAGDPERLLAFPLIHDSDATGWRAWFGAHGLDYRPRPQDRRFEDYNLVLDACACGLGIALARPPLVQGKLRGGRVVPVDPRTVLNPTGYWLDRPPGRLRTASATLARRIAVEAGVDADVLAAFLAEEAPEGRGRPFIPWTAA, from the coding sequence ATGGATCACAGCTCAGCCCCCTTGCCGCCGCTGGACGCGCTGCGCGCCTTCGAGGCGGCGGCCCGCACCGGCAGCTTCTCCGCGGCGGCGGAGGGCCTGAACGTCACCCATGGCGCCGTCAGCAGGCAGATCGCCAAGCTGGAACAGTGGCTGGGCCTGCGCCTGTTCCACCGCCAGGCGCGCGGTGTCGCCATGACGCCCGACGGCCAGCGCCTGTTCCAGCGCACCAGCGAGGCCTTCGCCCTGATCGCCGGCACCTCCAACCGCTGGACGGAGCCGCGGGGCGGGGCGGTGGTGCGCCTGACATCCCTGCCGTCCATCTGCGGGCTGTGGCTGATGCCCCGCCTGACCGTGCTGGAGGGTAAGGACTCCGATCCGGGGGGCGCACTCCGAATCTTGCTGTCGGTGGATCATCGCGCCCTGGATCTGGCGGATGAGGGCATGGACCTGGCCATCCGCTGCGGCTGGGGCGCCATGCCGGGCCGGGTGTCGCTGAAGTTGTTCGAGGAATGGTGCTACCCCATCGCCGCCCCCGGCCTAGCGGATGGGATCGGGGCGGGGGATCCGGAGCGGTTGCTGGCCTTTCCCTTGATCCACGACTCCGACGCCACCGGCTGGCGGGCGTGGTTCGGTGCCCATGGGTTGGACTATCGCCCCCGGCCGCAGGATCGGCGGTTCGAGGATTACAACCTGGTGCTGGACGCCTGCGCCTGCGGGCTGGGCATCGCCCTGGCGCGGCCGCCGCTGGTGCAGGGCAAGTTGCGCGGCGGCCGGGTGGTGCCGGTCGACCCGCGCACGGTGCTGAACCCCACGGGGTATTGGCTGGACCGGCCGCCGGGGCGCCTGCGGACGGCGTCGGCCACCCTGGCGCGCCGCATCGCGGTGGAGGCCGGGGTGGATGCGGACGTGCTTGCCGCCTTCCTGGCGGAGGAGGCGCCGGAGGGGCGTGGGCGGCCTTTCATCCCCTGGACGGCGGCCTGA
- the mltG gene encoding endolytic transglycosylase MltG, with translation MTAKAQGPAPAGPRKGGSSWGRRLFQAAALVILVSAALAWMGYHRYVDPGPLAQDSTVIVGSRGGLQAMARTLADAGVVRGDMDLVAAARLSGSTQALKPGEYAFPARISLRDTIALLRSGKTVVHRLTIPEGLTAAQVVALIEAEPALFGPVTEKPAEGSLLPETYFFGLNYPRAQMVERMQAAMRKAVDEAWAARAAGVALKSPEEMVTLASLVEKETGVPAERPHIAAVFYNRLRLGMRLQSDPTVIYILAKGTGPLDRTLTHADLAVESPYNTYAVTGLPPGPIANPGRAALRAAANPLNSDDLYFVADGSGGHAFASTLAEHNRNVDKWRDLREKAQR, from the coding sequence GTGACCGCCAAGGCTCAGGGACCGGCACCGGCCGGTCCCCGCAAAGGGGGCAGTTCCTGGGGCCGCCGTCTGTTCCAGGCGGCGGCCTTGGTGATTCTGGTGTCCGCGGCGCTGGCCTGGATGGGCTATCACCGCTACGTCGATCCCGGCCCCCTGGCGCAGGATAGCACCGTCATCGTCGGCTCCCGCGGCGGCCTGCAGGCCATGGCCCGCACCCTGGCCGATGCCGGCGTGGTGCGCGGCGACATGGACCTGGTGGCGGCCGCCCGCCTGAGCGGCAGCACCCAGGCGCTGAAGCCGGGGGAATACGCCTTTCCCGCCCGCATATCGCTGCGGGACACCATCGCCCTCCTGCGCAGCGGCAAGACCGTGGTGCATCGCCTGACCATTCCGGAGGGGCTGACCGCCGCCCAGGTGGTGGCCCTGATCGAGGCGGAGCCCGCCTTGTTCGGCCCCGTCACCGAGAAGCCGGCGGAGGGCAGCCTGCTGCCCGAGACCTATTTCTTCGGCCTGAACTATCCCCGGGCGCAGATGGTGGAGCGGATGCAGGCCGCCATGCGCAAGGCGGTGGATGAGGCCTGGGCCGCCCGTGCCGCCGGCGTGGCGCTGAAGTCGCCGGAGGAGATGGTGACCCTGGCCTCCCTGGTGGAGAAGGAGACGGGCGTGCCGGCCGAGCGGCCGCACATCGCCGCCGTCTTCTACAACCGCCTGCGGCTGGGCATGCGCCTGCAATCCGACCCTACGGTCATCTACATCCTGGCCAAGGGCACGGGCCCGCTGGACCGTACCCTGACGCATGCCGATCTGGCGGTGGAGTCGCCCTACAACACCTATGCCGTGACCGGCCTGCCGCCCGGCCCCATCGCCAACCCGGGCCGTGCCGCCCTGCGTGCCGCCGCCAATCCGTTGAACAGCGACGACCTCTATTTCGTCGCCGACGGCAGCGGCGGCCACGCCTTCGCGTCCACGCTGGCGGAGCATAACCGCAACGTTGATAAATGGCGTGACCTGCGGGAAAAAGCGCAGCGCTGA
- the fabF gene encoding beta-ketoacyl-ACP synthase II — translation MRRVVITGLGMVTPLGTGVEHTWKHLLDGQSGIRAIDTFDVSDLPAKIGGMVPRGDGTNGTFNADEFVPPKDQKKMDDFILYGIAAAAQAVKDSGWEPQTEEERERTGVMIGSGIGGLSAIYETSILLKEKGPRRVSPFFIPSALINLVSGHVSINHGFKGPNHSAVTACSTGAHAIGDAARLIMWEDADVMVAGGAEAAINRLGVAGFAAARALSTGFNETPDKASRPYDKDRDGFVMGEGAGVVVLEELEHAKARGAKIYAEVVGYGLSGDAHHITAPADDGNGGYRSMAMALKRAGMTPADIDYVNAHGTSTPLGDLIELGAVKRLFGEALNTASMSSTKSATGHLLGAAGAIEAIFSILAIRDQAVPPTLNLDNPSDECAGVDLVAKVSKKRRVRAALSNSFGFGGTNASLVFKEYTGS, via the coding sequence ATGCGTCGCGTCGTCATCACCGGACTCGGGATGGTCACCCCTCTCGGCACGGGCGTTGAGCACACGTGGAAACACCTGCTCGACGGCCAGTCGGGCATTCGCGCCATCGACACCTTCGACGTGTCGGACCTGCCCGCCAAGATCGGCGGCATGGTTCCGCGGGGCGACGGCACCAACGGCACCTTCAATGCCGATGAATTCGTGCCGCCCAAAGACCAGAAGAAGATGGACGACTTCATCCTCTACGGCATCGCCGCGGCGGCCCAGGCGGTGAAGGACAGCGGCTGGGAGCCCCAGACCGAGGAAGAGCGTGAACGCACCGGCGTCATGATCGGCTCCGGCATCGGTGGCCTGTCCGCGATCTATGAGACGTCCATTCTGCTGAAGGAAAAGGGGCCGCGCCGCGTCTCCCCGTTCTTCATCCCCTCCGCCCTGATCAACCTGGTGTCGGGCCATGTCTCGATCAACCACGGCTTCAAGGGCCCGAACCATTCGGCCGTCACCGCCTGCTCCACTGGCGCGCACGCCATCGGCGACGCCGCCCGGCTGATCATGTGGGAAGACGCCGACGTGATGGTCGCCGGTGGTGCCGAAGCCGCGATCAACCGCCTGGGCGTGGCCGGCTTCGCCGCCGCCCGCGCGCTGTCCACCGGCTTCAACGAGACGCCGGACAAGGCCTCGCGCCCCTATGACAAGGACCGCGACGGCTTTGTCATGGGCGAGGGCGCCGGCGTCGTCGTCCTGGAAGAGCTGGAGCACGCGAAGGCCCGCGGCGCCAAGATTTATGCCGAGGTCGTGGGCTACGGCCTGTCGGGCGACGCCCACCACATCACCGCCCCGGCGGATGATGGCAACGGTGGTTATCGCTCCATGGCCATGGCGCTGAAGCGCGCTGGCATGACCCCGGCCGACATCGACTATGTCAACGCCCACGGCACTTCCACCCCGCTGGGCGACCTGATCGAACTGGGTGCCGTGAAGCGCCTGTTCGGTGAGGCCCTGAACACCGCCTCCATGTCCTCCACCAAGTCGGCCACCGGCCATTTGCTGGGGGCGGCGGGCGCCATCGAGGCCATCTTCTCCATCCTGGCCATCCGCGACCAGGCCGTGCCGCCCACGCTGAACCTGGACAACCCGTCCGACGAATGCGCTGGCGTTGACCTGGTGGCGAAGGTCTCCAAGAAGCGCCGGGTGCGTGCGGCCCTGTCGAACTCCTTCGGGTTCGGCGGCACCAACGCCTCGCTGGTCTTCAAGGAATACACCGGCTCGTGA
- a CDS encoding HPP family protein yields MHPYLRSFRPTQPALPMAARLRIFAGALLGILLTTLVSRWWLGTASGLPYLVAPIGASSVLVFAAPATPLAQPWAVFGGNVVSGLAGVLCARLIPDPMLAGACAVALAVLAMSCLRCLHPPGGAVALTAVLGGPAIQAAGFGFVAAPVAVNTALLVIMGLAFNNLTRHRYPHVAPAQPQAAAKGPGYTAEDLDLVLAQYGEQLDVARDDLDAVFRQVEARAYQRRHGDIRCGAIQAKVPVAVGPEDTVATVRGLLADYHLRSVPVTDETGRLLGVVPAQAATVPGRQGVRRLIQPAVTALAATPVVNILPAMTSGAFEAMVVDKDGRLTGLITSADLLAALYGNEPVLAG; encoded by the coding sequence ATGCATCCCTATCTTCGCTCCTTCCGTCCCACCCAGCCAGCCCTGCCCATGGCCGCCCGCCTGCGCATCTTCGCCGGCGCCCTGCTGGGTATCCTGCTGACCACGCTGGTCAGCCGCTGGTGGCTGGGCACCGCGTCCGGCCTGCCCTATCTGGTGGCGCCCATCGGCGCGTCCAGCGTGCTGGTGTTCGCGGCCCCGGCCACGCCGCTGGCCCAGCCCTGGGCGGTGTTCGGCGGCAATGTGGTCTCAGGTCTGGCCGGCGTGCTATGCGCCCGGCTGATCCCCGATCCCATGCTGGCCGGCGCTTGCGCCGTCGCCCTGGCCGTCCTGGCGATGTCGTGCCTGCGCTGCCTGCATCCGCCGGGCGGGGCGGTGGCCCTGACGGCCGTGCTGGGCGGGCCGGCCATCCAGGCGGCGGGCTTCGGCTTCGTGGCGGCACCGGTGGCGGTGAACACCGCCCTGCTGGTGATCATGGGCCTGGCCTTCAACAACCTGACCCGCCATCGCTATCCCCACGTGGCACCGGCACAGCCGCAAGCCGCCGCCAAGGGCCCCGGCTATACGGCGGAGGATTTGGACCTGGTGCTGGCCCAGTACGGCGAACAGTTGGACGTGGCGCGCGACGATCTGGACGCCGTCTTCCGCCAGGTGGAGGCCCGCGCCTACCAGCGCCGCCATGGCGACATCCGCTGCGGCGCCATCCAGGCCAAGGTGCCGGTGGCGGTGGGACCGGAGGACACGGTAGCCACCGTGCGCGGCCTGCTGGCCGACTATCACCTGCGCAGCGTGCCGGTGACGGATGAAACGGGGCGCCTGCTGGGCGTGGTGCCGGCACAGGCCGCGACAGTCCCCGGCCGCCAGGGCGTACGCCGCCTGATCCAGCCCGCCGTCACCGCCCTGGCCGCCACACCGGTGGTGAACATCCTGCCGGCCATGACCAGCGGGGCGTTCGAGGCCATGGTGGTGGACAAGGATGGCCGCCTGACCGGCCTGATCACCAGCGCCGATCTGCTGGCGGCGCTTTATGGCAATGAGCCGGTCCTGGCCGGCTAG
- the fabG gene encoding 3-oxoacyl-[acyl-carrier-protein] reductase, with the protein MFDLTGKTALVTGASGGIGAAIARTLHQAGATVALSGTKVEALEALAAELGDRAVVVPANLSDPAAVEALAKDAETKLGQVDILVNNAGLTRDGLILRMKDEDWASVIDVNLTASFRLSRAVVKGMMKRRWGRIIGITSIVGVTGNPGQVNYAASKAGMIGMTKALAAEVASRNITANCVAPGFIATAMTDVLPDAQKEKLTAGVPAGRLGTPDEIASAVLYLASTEAGYVTGQTLHVNGGMAMI; encoded by the coding sequence ATGTTCGATTTGACCGGCAAGACCGCCCTCGTCACCGGCGCCTCCGGCGGCATCGGTGCCGCCATCGCCCGCACGCTGCACCAGGCCGGCGCCACCGTCGCCCTGTCGGGCACCAAGGTCGAGGCGCTGGAGGCCCTGGCGGCCGAGTTGGGCGACCGCGCCGTCGTCGTGCCCGCCAACCTGTCCGATCCGGCGGCCGTGGAGGCCCTGGCCAAGGACGCGGAGACCAAGCTGGGCCAGGTGGACATCCTGGTGAACAATGCCGGCCTGACCCGCGACGGCCTGATCCTGCGCATGAAGGATGAGGACTGGGCGTCGGTCATCGACGTGAACCTGACCGCGTCCTTCCGCCTGTCCCGCGCCGTGGTGAAGGGCATGATGAAGCGCCGCTGGGGCCGCATCATCGGCATCACCTCCATCGTCGGCGTCACCGGCAACCCGGGCCAAGTCAACTATGCCGCCAGCAAGGCCGGCATGATCGGCATGACCAAGGCCCTGGCGGCCGAGGTCGCCTCGCGCAACATCACCGCCAACTGCGTGGCGCCCGGTTTCATCGCCACCGCGATGACCGACGTGCTGCCCGACGCGCAGAAGGAAAAGCTGACCGCCGGCGTGCCGGCCGGTCGCCTGGGCACGCCGGACGAGATCGCGTCCGCCGTGCTCTACCTGGCCTCGACCGAGGCCGGCTACGTCACCGGCCAGACGCTGCACGTCAACGGCGGCATGGCCATGATTTGA
- a CDS encoding acyl carrier protein: MSDIAERVKKIVVEHLGVEEGKVTDTASFIDDLGADSLDTVELVMAFEEEFGIEIPDDAAEKILTVKDAIDFISSKQG; encoded by the coding sequence ATGAGCGACATCGCCGAACGGGTGAAGAAGATCGTCGTCGAGCACCTGGGTGTGGAAGAGGGCAAGGTCACGGACACCGCCAGCTTCATCGATGATCTGGGTGCCGACAGCCTCGACACCGTCGAACTCGTCATGGCCTTCGAGGAAGAGTTCGGGATCGAGATCCCGGACGACGCGGCGGAGAAGATCCTGACCGTGAAGGACGCCATCGACTTCATTTCCAGCAAGCAGGGCTAA